In the genome of Flavobacterium panacagri, one region contains:
- the atpA gene encoding F0F1 ATP synthase subunit alpha, which yields MAEIKPAEISAILRKQVEGFESGATLEEVGTVLQVGDGIARVYGLSNVQYGELVEFDNGMEGIVLNLEEDNVGVVLLGPSTGLKEGSTAKRTQRIASLKVGEQMVGRVVNTLGFPIDGKGPIGGDLYEMPLERKAPGVIFRQPVTEPLQTGVKAVDAMIPVGRGQRELVIGDRQTGKSTVCIDTILNQKEFYDAGKPVFCIYVAIGQKASTVAGIAKMLEEKGAMAYTVIVAANASDPAPMQVYAPFAGAAIGEYFRDSGRPALIVYDDLSKQAVAYREVSLLLRRPPGREAYPGDVFYLHSRLLERACKVIADDGIAKNMNDLPDSIKSIVKGGGSLTALPIIETQAGDVSAYIPTNVISITDGQIFLDGDLFNSGVRPAINVGISVSRVGGNAQIKSMKKVSGTLKLDQAQFRELEAFAKFGSDLDSVTLNVIEKGKRNVEILKQGLNDPYTVENQVAIIYAGSKNLLRNVPVEKVKEFEADFLAYLNSKHKDTLNALKAGKLDDSITDVIEKAAKEISAKYN from the coding sequence ATGGCGGAAATCAAACCTGCTGAAATTTCAGCAATATTAAGAAAGCAAGTAGAAGGTTTTGAATCTGGTGCTACGCTAGAGGAAGTAGGAACAGTACTTCAAGTTGGAGACGGTATTGCTCGTGTTTACGGGCTGTCTAATGTACAATATGGAGAGTTAGTAGAATTTGATAACGGTATGGAAGGTATCGTATTGAATCTTGAAGAGGATAATGTTGGGGTTGTACTTTTAGGACCATCAACTGGACTTAAAGAAGGATCTACTGCAAAAAGAACTCAACGTATTGCTTCTCTTAAAGTAGGTGAGCAAATGGTAGGACGTGTTGTTAACACTCTTGGTTTTCCAATTGATGGAAAAGGACCAATCGGTGGGGACTTATACGAAATGCCTTTGGAAAGAAAAGCACCTGGAGTTATCTTCCGTCAGCCAGTAACTGAGCCATTACAAACAGGAGTAAAAGCAGTTGATGCTATGATTCCAGTTGGACGTGGACAGCGTGAGCTTGTAATCGGTGACCGTCAAACAGGTAAATCAACTGTTTGTATCGATACAATCTTGAACCAAAAAGAATTTTACGATGCAGGAAAACCTGTATTCTGTATATATGTTGCAATTGGACAAAAAGCTTCAACTGTAGCAGGAATCGCTAAAATGTTAGAAGAAAAAGGTGCAATGGCTTATACAGTTATCGTTGCTGCTAATGCTTCTGATCCAGCTCCAATGCAAGTTTACGCTCCTTTCGCAGGTGCTGCAATTGGAGAATACTTTAGAGATTCTGGTCGTCCAGCTCTTATTGTTTATGATGATTTATCTAAACAAGCTGTTGCTTACCGTGAGGTTTCTCTTTTATTAAGAAGACCACCGGGACGTGAGGCTTACCCTGGAGACGTTTTCTACTTACACTCTCGTTTATTAGAGCGTGCTTGTAAAGTAATCGCTGATGATGGTATCGCTAAAAACATGAACGATTTACCAGATTCTATCAAATCTATCGTTAAAGGTGGTGGTTCATTGACTGCATTGCCAATTATCGAAACTCAAGCTGGTGACGTTTCTGCATATATCCCAACAAACGTAATCTCTATTACAGATGGTCAGATTTTCCTTGATGGAGATTTGTTCAACTCTGGGGTTCGTCCTGCTATTAACGTGGGTATCTCTGTATCTCGTGTTGGAGGTAATGCTCAAATTAAATCTATGAAGAAAGTTTCTGGAACTTTAAAATTAGATCAAGCTCAATTCCGTGAATTAGAAGCTTTCGCTAAATTTGGTTCTGACTTAGATTCTGTTACTTTAAACGTAATTGAAAAAGGTAAAAGAAACGTTGAAATCTTGAAACAAGGTTTAAATGATCCTTATACAGTTGAAAACCAAGTAGCTATTATCTACGCTGGTTCTAAAAACTTATTAAGAAACGTTCCTGTAGAAAAAGTAAAAGAATTTGAAGCTGATTTCTTAGCTTACTTAAACAGTAAACATAAAGATACGCTTAACGCGTTGAAAGCTGGTAAATTAGATGACAGCATTACAGATGTTATCGAAAAAGCAGCAAAAGAAATCTCAGCAAAATATAACTAA
- a CDS encoding GNAT family N-acetyltransferase, with the protein MNLSIKELITVQEMLFQIETIRHLYPKLSLEQYENYLKEMVPHNYTQIAVFENDVCLGLTGCWSATKLWTGKYLEIDNFVVNPEFRSRGIGKMLTDYIEKKAIELNCSSIVLDAFTGNFAAHRFYYNQGYAPKGFHFVKILDETKMTV; encoded by the coding sequence ATGAATCTTTCTATAAAAGAACTAATTACAGTGCAAGAAATGTTATTTCAAATTGAGACTATTAGGCATTTATATCCTAAACTTAGCTTAGAGCAATACGAGAATTATCTTAAAGAAATGGTGCCTCATAATTATACTCAAATTGCAGTTTTTGAAAATGATGTTTGTCTGGGCTTAACAGGGTGTTGGTCTGCTACAAAGCTTTGGACGGGTAAATATCTTGAAATAGACAATTTTGTGGTTAATCCAGAATTTCGATCTAGAGGAATTGGAAAAATGCTTACTGATTATATCGAGAAAAAAGCAATAGAATTAAATTGCAGCAGTATAGTTTTGGATGCTTTTACAGGAAATTTTGCTGCGCATCGTTTTTACTACAATCAAGGTTATGCACCTAAAGGTTTTCATTTTGTAAAAATCTTAGACGAGACCAAAATGACTGTTTAA
- the atpH gene encoding ATP synthase F1 subunit delta — protein sequence MASTRAAIRYAKAILDLANSKGVAEAVNNDMKSIARAIETNLELSTFIENPTTKVEVKESALLEVFADVNGVTKGLFHLLFENKRFEILKAIALEYNKLFDENNGVEVAKVTTAIPMDAELEAKVLAKIATLSDKKITIENIVDPSIIGGFILRIGDNQYNASVANRLQVLKRELSN from the coding sequence ATGGCAAGTACAAGAGCAGCAATTCGTTATGCAAAAGCAATTCTAGACTTAGCAAACTCTAAAGGTGTTGCCGAAGCTGTCAATAACGATATGAAATCAATTGCAAGAGCAATTGAGACAAATTTAGAATTGAGTACCTTTATTGAAAACCCAACTACAAAGGTTGAAGTTAAAGAAAGTGCTCTTTTAGAAGTTTTTGCAGATGTAAATGGAGTTACCAAAGGGTTATTTCATTTATTATTTGAAAACAAAAGATTTGAAATTCTAAAAGCAATCGCTTTAGAGTACAATAAATTATTTGATGAAAATAACGGTGTTGAAGTAGCAAAAGTTACAACAGCTATTCCGATGGACGCAGAATTAGAAGCTAAAGTTTTAGCAAAAATTGCAACTTTATCAGATAAAAAAATTACAATTGAAAATATCGTAGATCCTTCAATTATTGGTGGATTTATTTTGAGAATAGGAGATAATCAATACAATGCTTCTGTTGCAAACAGATTACAAGTATTAAAAAGAGAGTTAAGTAATTAG
- the atpG gene encoding ATP synthase F1 subunit gamma, with product MANLKEIRNRITSVSSTMQITSAMKMVSAAKLKKAQDAITAMRPYAEKLTELLQDLSASLEGEVGGDYTTQREVKKVLLVAITSNRGLCGAFNSNIIKEIKNRTAFYQGKQVDVFAIGKKGNDALSKTHKVHGHHNAIFDHLTFENVAGIADNLTEKFLSGEYDRIELIYNQFKNAATQIVQTEQFLPLAPIKSDAAASTGDYIYEPSKEEIVLTLIPKSLKTQLYKGIRDSFASEHGARMTAMHKATDNATELRNQLKLTYNKARQAAITSEILEIVGGAEALNG from the coding sequence ATGGCAAATTTAAAGGAAATCCGTAATAGAATTACTTCCGTTTCATCAACGATGCAGATTACATCTGCGATGAAAATGGTTTCTGCTGCAAAGCTGAAGAAAGCACAAGATGCAATCACTGCAATGCGTCCTTATGCCGAGAAATTAACGGAGTTATTGCAAGATCTTTCTGCATCACTTGAAGGTGAAGTTGGAGGAGATTACACTACACAACGTGAAGTGAAAAAAGTATTGCTTGTTGCTATAACTTCTAACAGAGGTTTATGTGGTGCTTTTAATTCAAATATTATTAAAGAGATTAAAAATCGTACTGCTTTTTACCAAGGAAAACAGGTAGATGTTTTTGCTATTGGTAAAAAAGGAAATGATGCTTTAAGCAAAACTCATAAAGTACACGGTCATCATAATGCTATTTTTGATCATTTGACTTTTGAAAATGTTGCAGGAATCGCTGATAATCTTACAGAGAAATTTTTATCTGGAGAATACGATAGAATCGAATTAATTTACAATCAATTTAAAAACGCTGCGACTCAAATTGTTCAAACGGAACAGTTTTTACCGTTAGCACCTATTAAATCTGATGCAGCTGCTTCTACTGGAGATTATATTTATGAGCCTTCAAAAGAAGAAATTGTTTTGACTTTAATCCCTAAGTCTTTAAAAACACAATTGTATAAAGGTATTCGTGATTCATTCGCTTCAGAGCATGGAGCACGTATGACTGCTATGCACAAAGCAACAGATAACGCAACTGAATTAAGAAACCAATTGAAATTAACTTATAACAAAGCGCGTCAGGCTGCTATTACAAGTGAAATTTTGGAAATCGTTGGTGGAGCAGAAGCTTTGAATGGATAA